From a single Pseudomonas triticicola genomic region:
- a CDS encoding glycine zipper 2TM domain-containing protein has product MRKSVLLVASFSTMAMLLTGCQSSLTGDSYSRDEARRVQTIRMGTIESLRPVKIEGTKTPIGGAAGAVVGGVGGSAIGGGKGSIVAAVIGAVAGGLLGSATEEGLTRTQGVEITVREDDGSMRAYVQQVQENEVFRVGERVRISTVGGTSRVSH; this is encoded by the coding sequence ATGCGTAAGTCTGTTCTGCTGGTTGCTTCCTTTTCGACGATGGCGATGTTGCTGACCGGCTGCCAATCGAGCCTCACCGGCGACTCCTACTCCCGTGACGAAGCGCGTCGTGTGCAGACGATTCGCATGGGCACCATCGAATCCCTGCGACCGGTAAAAATCGAAGGCACCAAGACCCCGATCGGTGGCGCAGCAGGCGCCGTGGTCGGCGGCGTCGGCGGCAGCGCCATCGGCGGCGGCAAGGGCAGCATCGTCGCTGCGGTCATCGGCGCAGTGGCCGGCGGCCTGCTTGGCTCGGCCACCGAAGAAGGCCTGACCCGCACCCAGGGCGTGGAAATCACCGTCCGCGAAGACGACGGCAGCATGCGCGCCTATGTGCAGCAGGTTCAGGAGAATGAAGTATTCCGCGTTGGCGAGCGGGTACGGATCTCCACCGTTGGCGGAACCAGCCGCGTTTCGCACTAA
- a CDS encoding pyocin S6 family toxin immunity protein codes for MTTVNTDRQEVFHLINFLSITGFFPDEVQDDSLQFELDITGSEMNEKVAQLIESKPLDEVEPGELLLTQDQVTALETLLNVSFPKGLEYFMGTCATY; via the coding sequence TTGACTACAGTTAACACCGACAGACAGGAAGTTTTTCACCTAATAAACTTCCTTTCCATCACCGGATTCTTCCCTGACGAAGTTCAAGATGACTCCTTGCAATTCGAGCTGGATATCACAGGCAGCGAGATGAATGAAAAAGTGGCCCAGCTCATTGAATCCAAGCCCTTGGATGAGGTGGAACCCGGCGAGCTGTTGTTGACTCAGGATCAGGTAACCGCATTGGAAACCCTGCTCAACGTCAGTTTTCCAAAGGGCCTCGAATACTTCATGGGCACCTGCGCCACATACTGA